One Salvia hispanica cultivar TCC Black 2014 unplaced genomic scaffold, UniMelb_Shisp_WGS_1.0 HiC_scaffold_1063, whole genome shotgun sequence genomic window, CTTTtcttaaggaaaaaaaaaatatcttctagaaaaaaaagatactttgttttttttttttgtcccaaaaaaaaagggggatttatttttattttaaaaaaaaaaaagaattaaatttgccttattaaatttttttaaaatttttgtttttttccgtttttttttaaattaatttaaaaaaatttaaaattaaaaatcctattttttttttttaataatatgcCCTTCCATTTCTTCtttaaacctttttttttttaccaaatttacTTAAAAGCGGATTAAAACGTATTTTTGTGGGAGGGGGAAaaagactttttttttttccccccgTTCAAGgaataatcatttaaaaagggcggtttttaaaaaagaaatttaaaaaagtaaaaagaatgagaaaaaataattgaaaaaatatggatggaaccaaaataataaagactAATAAGAAAAGggttaaagtaaaaaaaaggacTATTTATAAACtgaagaaggaaataaacTTTTTCTGGGAggagattttttattttcaataaatttttaattactttttttttcgcCCCCAATAAGTCCCTTTGGTTtggggttttaaaaaaataaagaatatagaaaaaattttttaatagggaaaactttttttatagagttttttttctGTGAGTGAAATGGTTTATTAAAAGAAGTAAAATAAGGCCTCTTCCCCtttataaaaagtaaagaattCATCAGGGGGGGCCAAAAAACGACTCTTTTATGAGGAAAGAATTTTTTCTCTTGGAATCTTGGGAATGgtaagaaaaaaaggaataaacccCTTCCCCCCTCTTccatttttttgatattttttttccttaggGTTCACCATTCCATTTCACatggaatatttctttttgCTAAGGTCATTGAATGaccattatttcattttatttatttcttttattttagattttaagaaaattataatatattatattatttcccgggtcctttttctttggttttaatttaaaaattaaaaggaaagtttggggaaaaacataaaaaggaaTTGGTCctcttttcattattttttaaatttataaattaaccGGATCCAAAGAAACCCCAAAAGATAACCCAAAAAGTACGGAAGaaagatttaaatttaatatcattaattttataatttttagatttttataaaacaaattttagaaatttcacaaacacacacatatactTACACTAAAAATTTCCACACCGCCGAAAACCcgggttttttttaaattcatatttttcaaaaaaatttctacCCCCGGGATAGTACTCATACCCTGGGATCGAAATCATTCTTatatttcaacaattttttctttattcatatttgatcatatggttttttaaactaattaattaactatatttgataaattaattagttaatcatAATATTCTACGTTATAGTAtgtatttaatcatttttgttatttaataccCCCCCGCCcctttgaaatataaatttccttttttgttttctttaagataattatttaaaataaacacatttatcctctttattctctctctcttactttcctctccctccaaaataaattttcaaaaaatttttttccccaaaatttttttaaaagggggggagtaaattttaatgggaaaatattttattaatcactaaatttttaatattatcatataGATATACCATTTGTTAGatacaaatttgaatattttaatttatatttttttgattataCTTATCAtccattaatttaatattatcatcattaaattttataattttatgatataaatatatagaaatatattattgcatataatatttgatatatttatataatatatatttaattatatattatataattaaatagctTTAGGGGCACTAAATAAACCAAAGtaaaagtatatatagatttaaaaGTCGACGGATATCGAATACGGGAAACAACCCAAAGTTTAAAACCTCTCGAGATTCAATTActatttaaaacattttggggttttaaaaattttaaaaaataaaacaaaaaagagcatgaatcaactaaaaacaaaaaaatcgaaaagaaatgaataaGGGAATCCCGGGTGTGTTCCGATGGTTATACAAaaccaactacaatacccccgttattactttgatagaacgagtcacctagatTTGCTAGCAAACAACGTTGAAAAGATTGGGTTTCAAACCAACGAAACCCAAAAACTCCAACCCCTTTAAAagtctttttcatttttcctttaaaaGGAAGTCTGAGGTTACTAAGGGACCTAACTCGCTGAACTCGTCTGTTTGGagttatattaaaatcatacacgtttgtgtcactcaatcatgaagatcaattaacttaaaaacaaagaaaaataaaacttttaaaaaaagaaaacttgtataaccaaagtttaCTAACAccccctagaatcctatgagtttagttaccaaattaaaaacaaaaacttttgGGGAAGGggaaatttaacaaaaaataaagcaaaaaaaaccCCGTAGGTTGAACCCtttgttcttgatgttcttgaaaccCGCCCCCTTTTCCATAAAACTCTAAGCCTTGTCtaagttttttaaattaaagttgcttttttgatgaagcttaggccttatttatagggaaaaaaCCATGCttgttgtaaaaaaaaatctccaaaatagGAAAGCGACATCTAAATTTTTTGGGGCCGCCTCTTTTTCCGGCCGGCAAGGTTATCGGTCTTTCCCTCGGGGGCCCCGCCCTTTCCCGCGTCGCGACGGACTctcttcaaaaattttaaggTGGGCCCTTATTTTCCCCTTAGGCACCGTGATCTTTCCCAAATTTGGCTTTTTGGGCCCTTTTACAATTATGCACAATTTAAAAACAcgtaaaataccaaaatatcaaataatggacgtgtaaaATGACTTTGCAAAAAAACGGGCCAAAAATGaccaaaaaaagtaaaaaccgAGCGATCAACCCCGAGTTAAAAGTGAACATTTGGGGGTTTTCCTGGgtattttaaaaacttattCAAATATACACATACTATACCTATACTCCAACTACCACCTTCCACAATCACATTCCCCCTTACCAACACACATTTTTCACGCTTTCTACCCTTTTCAACCCCCATTACGACCCCCTACCTATGCACCCCGCCCATTTTGTGAAGGGTGAGTATTCTTTTTCAGAAGAATcgaaattttgtgaaaatgaaaaaaccgATCTGaattatcaaaaaaagaaacattatttcatttattaatataaattaacaaaaaaaattaacaaaaacattattttgtttttttttgttaaattcattaaaaaccaaaaaaaaaattgaaatttcccaaaaattttaatttaatcaaaatctaattttaaatttcaatttgttgcgattttggttttcttttttttcccccgGTGAAGTGTTAATATTTGGGGTGTATGTAGTGTGTGCGGGCGTGTATAGTGTGTCTATGATGTGGGGTGTGTCGGGTTATGTGGCGTGAGAATAGGTGTGGCGGTTGTGGGTATGTGTGGGGGGGGAAAGGGGTGTGTGTGGGTGTGCTTGTTCAACTTTTTTCCCTATATTATTTGTAGTTCCCAagcataagataaaaaaaaattaataaagggaataacaatttttttccccttttgaTTGTTGCGTTTAGGGGCCAAAAACGAAATGGAATTGTCGTTTATCCCTTTCATTCACCCTTTTTCCCATTCCCATAAAAAGGGcccatatattttattttccctcccccttttcttttattatcaattttttaaaattttcgtgCCAAAAACATGTCCCATGATGGTCGGATGGACGATATTTCATCGCAAACTAATTTGTAaggaaaaatttattttgttgtaatgATAGTAtagaaagttatttttttaaataaattacaaatcatCATTATTCGGAACATGGGATAAACTTTTAGTTAATCTCccttttttcaatatttaaagtctcatttttaaaTCGGGGAATTTTAaggaatatgaaaaaaaattgggaaaaaattAAAGGGCATGGtccctttttaaaatattaattttataagaatttggggaaaaatttAAATGGGTGAGGTTTgctatcaaaaaaaaaaaaaagtaaatgaactTTTTTCTGGACGtcctaaaaaagaaattgggGCATTATTTTTTGGGGCGGGAAGTATTActtagatttaaaattttttttcaaactcaaCTTTTACGATGTTTCTCGTTTTGTAAATAtctgaaaaaatgaaaatagggGCCATCATCCCTTATTTGGGAAATTTCTTTttgatacaaaaaaaaaggaataaaaatttaatgagtTTCGTGAAATAGGAATATTTTTTTCGTCCCATTAGTGTTGCCCCAAAATTGGATTTTTGATGAATCCCTCATTCGACCAAAGAATGAAAACTTGTTAAAATATCTTTTGAATCGTTCCTTCTTCAATTTCCCCACCTTCATGGGCCCTTTTGAACTATGTCCTCCTTCCCCCATAGTTTGAAGTTGCCCGATGTTGAATCTCCCCATTGTTACATAGGAATCGAGCCATGACTGCTTATTTATCTTCTTCAACATTTGACCTAATAATAGCAATCTCCATCTCTTTGTTGTACTCATCAGAGTTTTAGTACCTTGAttcataaatgaaattttcaataCAATTCACGAAAATAATGAGAAGGTACAAATCCCCttatcccattttttttttcatctcttccCAAATTGAAATTGGTCCCCTCCATATCGCCTTGCATTGGTTATCAATTGATCCCCCCAAACTATAGCATAGTAAGTGAATTCAATTGCAGCAAGTCCAAATAAGTTTCTAGATAACTCTATCCTTTGGGATCTTCAGTTTGGTGCTTCTCAAATCACCATCAACTTTATTTGTATGCATTCTTCTATCATCTATGTGACTTTCATTTCAAAGCTTAGATGAAGCATCATCTTCTCCTCCACTCTCCTTGTTATTCACATTTGTTGCTCGAAGTTCCAATTTCTCCAAGCGATCTGTTACGTTTTCCATAATACTTCCAAACCTtgcatattgtttttttttcaatgaatTTCAACATAAGATCAAATTGGAATATCATTGACAGTAGGGATCCATCCTCACAATTTACTCGCAtttcacacaaaataaaccTCAACCAAACACTCGTGTATCACTTATTTGGCTTTTACCTCCCCTCAAATAATCTCACCTCTTAACCCTTTTACCACTCAATTTTCTGTTGTAAACAAAACATGAggataaaacaaatcaagagCAAACAAGAAACAAGTAGTATTCACCAGATCACTTCGGCCCTTCAATGaaagatgaaagaaaatgGACGAAATATACAGTGAGATAGAAATAGAGAGtgctgtgttttttttaacaaCTGCAAAATGGATAGATaggtatttaaaaaaataaaataaaattgtgctctatttttttgctACTAAAAGATAAAGCGATACGAAGAAGGTAAAGAGGTTgataacttttctttttttcaattttttatatttttttagataataaggatataaaacataaattataaagcTAATGATAGATTAATACCAGATGACTCTTGATACCAAATGATATGGACGTCGATACCAAATGATATGGATTTGGATCGACAAAGGACCCATAGGAAATATTGATCCAAGAACCCAATAAGAGCTTTAGAAACCTTGGACGTTTGCTATATATGATTAAGGATTAGCCAAAAACCTCGTACGGTTGAACACCACAAGAATTTGCTTAAAGTATCTTGATAAGTTCCAAAGAAGTGAAGTGCTTGAACCATATGATTTAGGGAAAggaaaattttggtttttaaattCAGTTGAGGCTGATTCATTGGGactaatggagtaataaaatgtgaatgaatgAGTTAGGAAAATATAGGTCTATTACCAGATTAGTACTCTAAAAAGTAAGTCGACAAGCAACGCggactataaaaatatgaaaactaaTAGCCGATGGaggagtactccctccgtcccaagatattagaccaCTATTCCACTTTGGGGTGTCCCAATACACTTGAACCAtttcatttatggtaaaaatttactCTACTACCAACTCCACTTACACCACTAAACAACTAcgcctccgtccaccaaaatttgtcgaCTTTGATCCGTAgcagttttaagaaatgtaatggaaagtcgttgaaaaagttagtggattgtgggtcctatttttatatattagttttataataaaagtgagtatgaatgagttagtcgaatatggggtccactatcaaaaatggtaaaaatgcaatgggacaaattttgggagacggacggaaatggaaaaattggataaattttggtggacggaggtagtatctCCTAAATTTATGTGCTAAAAGAAAGAGTCTAATATCttaggacggatggagtactaattttaagGTGCAACCACACAATCAAGTGCcttaaatttgtataaatatacaaacacGAGCAACCACACAGTATAAGTGCCTTAAATTTGTAAACAAATACACACACGAGCTAGTAGTAATTTCTAATAACTCGAGtacaataatatatagtatttgtaTTGCGTGTAACACAAAGGATTGTTAAACatggaaatgaaaaactaatagtagtagtactaagtATGAAGGTGCAAATATAGAGGACAAGTGAAACACATCTCTAGAATTCTACAGATTTAGATATCCATAGACAAATAACACAAACCCATAGTTtgaaatagagaataatgaAAACATTAAAACGACTAGGACAAGTGGAAAagctagtagtagtagtacctAAATTAAAACACAATCCAATCCGTTGATTTGATTGTACGTAGCTAATAATAAACGAAAAGAAAATTTAGTAGAATTGAAGTTAGAGGAATTCGGGAGCGAAAGGAACTCCACTGTCAAGGATCCATCCATCTTCAATAAAATGTACGAGGAGTATATGCCTTTGCTTCTTCATCATTGGCAAACTGCTTTATACCAGGCCAGGTGACACGTTTGGAGAGATCGGGCGGGCCCAGTGTTCTTATACTCGACGTAGAAGAGGGTATCAAGCCGCGGTCCCCTCCACGGAGACCAGCCATCAGGAGATATGAAGCCGTCAATGGTGCTGTGCATGATGACCGTCCTGGATAGAACCTTCCACGGGCGGCCGAGGTAAGACTTGAAGGGAGGCTGAGCATCAAGGTAGTCCTTCTCCGCAGTGAAGTTGCAGCCTTGGATGATTAATCCCAGTGAGGTTCTTCTCGTTGCGTCCCTGGGCGGTGACCATGCAGGCCTGGTTGGGGTTCGGCTTCCGCACCACCAGCTCACACTTCTGGAACACAGAGATAGCGTTCCGAAGATAAAGTCAACAGTGCCGCTGATCCGGCACTCCCTGAACAACTGGCGCTGGACATGGGATAGAGGTGTCTTGATACCCGTCCATGTGCACTTGAAGAAGATGCCCACGTCACCTGATGCTTACCGACGCCCGGTGACCCTAGGGCCGCTTGTTTTTCCCCAGCCTTTGGGGGGCCCGGGATCAGCGGCACTGTTGATTTTTATCTTCAAAAGCATTCTGTGTTCCAGAAGTGTGAGCTGGTGGTGGAAGCCGAACCCCAACCAGGCCTGCATGGTCACCGCCCAGGGACCAACGAGAAGAACCTCACTGGGATTATTATCATCCAAGGCTGCAACTTCACTGCGGAGAAGGACTACCTTGATGCTCAGCCCCCCTTCAAGTCCCTGGCCGCCCGTGGAAGGTTCTATCCAGGACGGTCATCATGCACAGCACCATTGACGCTTCATATCTCCTGATGGCTGGTCTCCATGGGAGGGGCCCCGCGGCTTGGATCCCCTCTTCTACGTCGAGTATAAGAACACTGGGCCCGGCTCCGATCTCCCCAAACGTGTCACCTGGCCTGGTATAAAGCATTTTTGCCAATGATGAAGAAGCAAAGGCATATACTCCCTCGTACATTTTATTGAAGATGGATGGATCCTTGACAGTGGAGTTCCTTTCGCTCCCGAATTCCTCTAACTTCAATTCTACTAAATTTTCTTTTCGTTTATTATTAGTTTACGTACAATCAAATCAACGGATTGGATTGTGTTTTAATTTaggtactactactactagctTTTCCACTTGTCCTAGTCGTTTTAatgttttcattattttctatttcaaacTATGGGTTTGTGTTTTTGTCTATCGATATCTAATTGTTTGGATTTCATAGCTGTACGTTTTATTAAATAGCAGTAGTAGGAAAGTAAACCCCTGAAATTTACTCCCTCATCtcaataagattttaatttcattttggcCCGCTCAATTAAAGTAGCACTTTATTTCCCATAAATAGTAAGagttccacattccactaacttatttcactcactttttattataaaatcaatataaaaagtggGAGTACTTGTTTCATCTATTTTCTCTAATCAAATCAAGTTAACTAAATATGTTCTTTTGCTCTCATttatttgaatcatttcattacaattgaatcattttctttttccctaACACTTAATTTTCTTTCACTACGTATTTTACTCAAtcattacttattttattttatttttctcctactttattacaACGATACTTAAATCACTGAATATCCACACTAATATATTCTAATGCATATAGAACCCATCGAATCTCAATTATTGAGCATCTAatgataaattcaattttaaaaaaacatgagCCAAATAGTCAACGGACATTAATCTGACTCTGTCGATTCAACTCAGCTATAGACTATTTCATTACCTATTTAATTAGTAGGAAGAATACTtcataacaattaaataaataatagaaaaaatagagcaaattGTATAAGATTAGTCAAAATAGAATCAGCATCTGTTACTTATTTGAAAACTCACAACAACAGTAGTCATCAACATCCTCCCCAATCCCTCTTTCTCTCTGAGTATGGCAACTTATGCCGCTCTTGTTTCCCTTGCTCAAACTACAACCTTTGATACAAATCATGCCATATCTGACTTTTCTATCAATGCAAAAGAAACATTAGATCAATCCGCGAGTATGTCATCACCACCTTGCTTACCTTTCTCGAAGATTATCCAGAGAACCAACCGTTGGGAAGCCAAGCTGAGGGACATAGCtcagaaaattgaagatatGATCgaacaatttatgtattatgGAGGGAAGGAAACATCAACAAGCTTCACTTTTGAAAAGGAGCTAAAATGTAACGCTAAACTTCAGTTTATTTGTTGGAGATGTGATGGAGGCGACCTTCTTACtcatctctttctctctcatcatcatcatcagaaGCATCAAAGAGTTCCACCTACCTACGAACGCGCGGTTGGCTTAGATGAAGATGTGATGACAATAAAGGAGCTTCTTTGTGGGAGGCTCTCATTTAAACTCAAGTCATGCCCATATTAGGAATGGGTGGCATTGGTAAGACCACTCTAGCTAGAACTGTTTATGACGATCCATTAATCACACatcattttgatatttgtgttTGGCTTACAATATCACAAGATTACAATGCACAGAAAGTTCGTTTAAGTCTTGTGGATTCGATTAAAATTATGGAGGAACATATGCCTAGATTAGAGATGGATGATATTTCAATATTGATGAAGAAAGcttataaaaagttaaaaggtTGGAGGTATCTCATGGTAATGGATGATGTGTGGAGCACAAAGGTTTGGGATGATATAAGGAATGTATTTCCGGATGATGCTAATGGAAGTCGAATCATGATTACCACAAGACTAGAAGATCTAGCCGTTTATCCGAACTCTACTTGTGCTCCTCATAAGATGAGGTTCATGAGTGGCTCTCAAAGTTGGGATTTGTTTAAGGGAAAGGTGTTTGCAGACAGCAATTGCCCACCAGTTGGAGTATGTGATACGCTCGGATCTTGCCTGTTTTAAGGCCTTTATTTGTctttttaatgtcaaaatcGCATttcatgtccatattttgcatatttttatctattttggtattttgacatgttttgtgagaattgtgcatatttgagccaaaaCAAGGGAAAAGTCGAAGTTGGAAGTCCGGAGCGTTCAAACCGTCCGGGGTCGCTGCACCATGCGTAGCGACCACCGGAGCCTAGCGACCCGCTCCGGAGAAAGTTGTGCTAAAAATGCGAAGATGCCCGGCGGCGTTGGGAGTGCGTAGCGGCCATTCGAGTAGTTCCGAGCTCTTGGACTAATTTGCGGTGACCACTACCAAAATGGCGAAGCTACGGACAACACACGGGGCCGGCCGGCCAAAGGGGTGGGCCGCTGCACGCTGCGCCGATTGACCTATTTTCTCTCcaaattttaccaaaattagccaccttttttccttctactagTAGGATTCGAACCAttccctataaataccctCAAATCTCTTCATTCATACCTTActttcatcatctttttgcctcataattctagagcataaaattgagagagttctTTCCCGTGCAAGAGGTTGGAGATGGGAAACAAGCGAAGATCAAAAGGGTCAAAGGGTTCAcctttgattttattgtttttagttcttatattcactttttttccccccattctatgtttttagattattttaccATGTGAACTAAATTCATGGATTCTAGGggtgtgttagtaacgactttgtttatacaattcttttttctatttaatattgtttgtttttactttcttccttaagttgtTCAGTCTTCATGTTTGAGTGAAAATTCGAtgaagatttaatataacttgctacataatcgtaagaggaggttggcgagttagatccacacTCAATTAGCTTTCCTTAAACGACACTATTAATTGGAAATGAGGACTTtacaagggtcttaggagcttttaggagttacgaatCTAGAATTGACAacctagtgttagtaatctacgcttTTACCACATGGGCATAACTAGTatgactcgttctatcaaagtataAAGCTGTGctgggtattgtagttggaatttgtataaccatgcGTGAACCCACtcctggaattctcttataTCTCATTactttatctatattatttgttGCAATCGGTGGGTTTCTTCcgtttcccctttttttctaaaaagcTTTCAAAATCCTTGGttctccaaatagtaaaaaCTTAGAAAGGTATCACGGTGATTTTATTCTCGGGTTCATAACCGATCGGGTTTTGCTTTTACTAGATGCGGGGATTTTTAgtgataataaaaaatatggatgTTGGGGAAAAGATTGGGGGAAATTGTAGGATCCCCTTGCCATTGACGTGGTTGATGGATTCTTTTTGTTGAAGGGAAACAATTCTTGGAAAAAGTTtcaaaaaatgtgaaaattcCAATTGTTAGTGAAGGGTTGGGGgggatttattttaatttccttGTCCATCATTTGAgggtgttttttatttatggcaATGTTTCGTGAAGATAAAACATCTGCTTTTTGCTTTAGATTATGGTTGCCAAGGTTCTTCGAtcccaaaaattttaaaaaaagtatggTAAACTGCGGAAAGAATTTTGGAGGATCTAGTCAAGAGAAATGTTTTACTTGTGACCGGGAGAAAAAGTGGTGGGAAAATCAGCGTTATCCTCCATGATATGAGGAGTGATAAGgccaatttcatgcatcggttaggGGGTAAATTGGGGTTTCCGGGTCAAACCCTGTTTTAAGTCTTTTTAGAGAAAATGGGATCAAGGAAATAAGGAAAATCTGAAAGCGGGGGGAAAAAAGCaaaaaggagaaaagaaaaaaaattttccacaaaaccaaaaaaaggaaaatggaaatTCGAAAAAAGAGTCTAAGGCCAACCCCCCGTCTATAAATCGGAGCATACAAAAAGAACATCATCATCTACACCTTTCACGTCCTCTTAGTCACTTTCTCTTTGTTTTCTAACACCGCACGCAAGGGGGTAATTCTaagggttttgttttgtttgtcgTCGAATATTGTGTAAAAACGTCCTCATGGGGGAAGAAACAATttgtcttttaattttttttttttgtgttgtttatCCGGACTTTTTGTTCAAGCTTGGCGATGTTGAATCGTGATCAATATTCTCCATGAAATTTATGTTtcgttttttttgttttatgttggtttgttgtttatttgctttggatgcttttcgacttgattttttggtttgaaGGAGTTGTTGTTTTCGTTGTTGATGGGTAATCGTTTAATCGGGTTGGAGGATGAATTTTGTTGGTGCTTTTGGGTTTGGgtcggagtggatttagcatcgaCGTTTTAGATCGAACGGGGGGATGGAATTCGATGGTTATGATGTttagtttttctttgttttcttatctAGTAGTTGTAGATCTCCCCTTTTTTGGGTTTAAACGCAATTTCCAAACCCAATTTGGATGCCTTTTCCGTCCGggttttttgcttttgttttttacaTGTTTATGTTTAGATTGTTGGAAGAGATGAAGATCGTTGTTAGTTAAGTCGGAATTTCGTTCCTTTGGGTTTTTCatccgttttatttttaaaaaggcCCCCCACCGCTGTTTTcgtttttttagttgttttagGAACCCCGTTCACTAGGTCTAGTAAATTTCGGTTGTTG contains:
- the LOC125197893 gene encoding putative late blight resistance protein homolog R1A-3 — translated: MGGIGKTTLARTVYDDPLITHHFDICVWLTISQDYNAQKVRLSLVDSIKIMEEHMPRLEMDDISILMKKAYKKLKGWRYLMVMDDVWSTKVWDDIRNVFPDDANGSRIMITTRLEDLAVYPNSTCAPHKMRFMSGSQSWDLFKGKVFADSNCPPVGVCDTLGSCLF